GCTAGATCTCAACTACGCCCCTACAAATCCGTAATCTGCTGCAGAACTTTCAGACTATAGCCAATTTGAAGAGAGGAACAAACAAACTCAAGGGAGGAACAAATTGTGGGCACACCTTGAACTGCACTTTCCCTCCTCTTAATGACTAGACTTAATTTCTCTTGCCCTAACAACAGCTTATGAGTGCTTTTGTTCTACCACTTTGTAGATTCCAAAAGCAAGACACTAAGTGCATGTTTGGAATTTTTTTGAGAAGTGAGAAATCACGTTTGGGATGTGAAAAAGCTGTAAGCATTAGTTTCTGACTAAGCGTGAAAAAACAAATCTGTGATGTGGAACCAAACACGCTATTACAAATTTACAACCTACTCATATCCCCATCCTTTTTGGAGTGCAGTTGAGTTTGTCTTCTGACCAATTCATCCAAAGCCTCCTTCATCCAAGCATAAGGGCATATTACTTTTGCCTCATCCACAGTCATCTGCATGATGCACATCAATGAAACATTAGGACACTAACCACATAAACATACCCAATTAAGATATTTGCAATTGGGAAAGTGAATTTGACTAAGTGAATAATGTTTGGTTACACACTTACCCATCTTCGTTTTCTTGTGTTCATTTCTGGCCAGTTATCCAATTCCTTCTTAACAAGCAAAGGGAACATGTATCCCTCATGCATTATGGGTTGGCGTTTGCTCTTGTAATACCATTTTCCCAGTTTACTCTGCAAGAAAACAAAGACAACACACAAGGTAAGAATCGAAGGCACAACAATTATTTGGggtgaagaaaaaaactaagaaaGTGTTTGCACACACTTACTTCAACACTGCCAACAACTCCAGCTTCTTCTATGGTCTCCCTTAAAGCAGCTTGTTCCATGGATTCATCAGTTTCCCAACCACCCTGAGGCCAAACAACACATACATGTCAGCAACAACACCAAAAGGGgttgaaaataaacaaaaattgggTTTCAAAACAATACAAGATGTGGCGGAGCAAACAATACCTTTGGGAACTGCATTCCATGACCCTTCTGAGCACTAATCACAAGAACCTCCAATTCCTTATCCTGTGTACCATTGTTCTTGTATCTATAAGGAATGCATCTGTTCATTTCCAAAAACACCCCACAAAACATGTCAGATTAACGATTCAATATGCACACAGAAAAGACAAATTTAACTTCAAACCcaccaaaaaaatcattttttattaaaaaaaaaagtttttcccCCACCGGCCGTCCAATAATCAAATCAAAGGACGCGCTTTTAAccctttcttttaaaaaaaataaaataaataagaagaaacccCGAATTGAGAAAACcttgtaaatttaaaaagttgtcCACCGGCTTCAATTCTAGAGATTAATGGCCTGTATCTTTAccatcttttttttcaaaattggttttcgttttctaaattttgtttctcttgtcagtttttttagtttttaaaacacttatttcaaaactaaataaattttgaattagaaattagtccctcaaaattactttaaaagaaCATTAATTTTAGAGAACGAAACCCCTAAAAATCAGCACTTTAAGAAACTGAAAGCccagaagaagaaggaagagaaacACACCCCACAACTTGGCGACAGCCATTGTCATAGCGCTGCAAATGCCTGCCAGTACGAGGAGAGATCAGAGACATCATGTTCTCCAACTGCTTGGGAAACAAATCCTTGGaaaccttcttggagaaaagaaAAGGGTATATGAATTTGCAAGCCAAATTCCTAGAAAGGAAGAGACCCATAACGCCAATCTTGTTCTTCTTGTTGGTGGtgatgttgttgttggtggTTTTTGCACGGAATATTAATATTGAagggtagaagaagaagaagaagagaagaaaagagcaACAGACATGAAATATGGTATGAGACAGGCAAAgtagttgtttatatatatgcTGGTTTCGATGTGTGTGCGCGTAGAGTAGAGATAAGTACAGCGTTCAAAACACAGCGCATGGACCAGTGCGTGTACTCACGCGCATTTTTAAATCGAAACGTTTTCTttcaccttttatttctttcggttgaaaattcaaaatcGTTTCGGAATTTCCCACCTTTTTCACTCTACCTCGTGTGTTTTTAGAAacgttttttttactttctctcataaaaaaaaaatctatccaATTGGGGGATGGAAATACAAGAgacattgaaacaaaaaatacaagagAAAAGAggagatgaattttttttaaaacatacatacaaaattaattaaataccaaaatatacatatttttttagcatCTTTGTTATTCACATTATAAATTCAGgttgaaaaattcaaatttacattatatttaaaaaaaattgcaaaaacttgttaaaaatTTGAAGTCCTCCCAACCTAAAttcttaacatgatttttttaagaaaaattaatttttttaaaagatttaaaaattaataaaatttttagttatttgtgtttcaattatatttgttagtatattttgttattctcattttgtttattatatatgtttctttGTCACTCATCTCAATTAtcgtaatattttaatttctatgtatTATACAACTAATATGTAGTAACTATTTATTCACTgtattattcaatttaatttttttaaaaatcatttccctttgttaatttattttaagactattaaataattttctcatttttaattaatgtgtaTAAGGAAAAGAAAGCGCCAATGGAATAAAAATTGAACTTCAGGAAAATTCACAACATATTCAAGTGTCTTAAGTTTGCAATTCATTTAAGTACTTACAtggtaactaaaaaattatatcataatattctctaattttattaattttatttatttattttatttttaaatctttccaaaaaattaatttttcttaaaaaagtaaattcacGTTTTTGCAAAATTTGGGAAAAcaatactaaaaattaattaaataccaaAACATACATATTCTCCCATTATTTACTAAAACATACATGTATACTATTCACATTGTAAATTCGGTTTTGGGGGCCtaaatttacagtttttttttaaaaaaaattgcaaaaacccGTTGGGAATTTGAGTCCCCCAACCCAAATTGTCAacggtggtttttttttttttaaaatatattttttaaaaatatttttaaaataatataaataaaggaaattaataaaattagagaatattatgatataattttttagttaccaTGTAGGTACTTAAATAAATTGTAAGTTTCAGGCACTTGAACaagttgtgaatttttttaaagttcaatttttgtttcgttagcaatttttttttcttatgtacattaattaaaaaatgagaaaattaattagtagtcttaaaataatttttttaaaaaagggaaataatttaaaaaattaaattaattaaaaacacaatGAATAAATAGTTACTACATCTCACTTACATAATCCAGAGAAATTAAACTACTATGGTAATTGAGATGAGAGAGATATACATAATAAACAAAACATAATCAAACGAGAATAACGGAACATACTAACAAATACAATTGAAACACgaaaatgatgaaactaatcatagtttaagtatttttaactatttttctttaactttattATCTCctttaatatattctttaattttattattttacattaatttcctttatttatattatttttaaaatcatttaaaaaattaatttttcttaaaaaaatcacattgagAATTCAGGTTGGGTGGGACCCAAATTCTCAAtggatttttgcaaaaaaatttgaaaaacatagTGTAAATTCAGGTTCCTCCCAACCCGAATTTACACGGTGAATAGTAAACATGTATGTTTTGGTAAATAATGAGGGGATATATatgttttggtaatttattaattttttgtgtatgtttggagaaaaaaaaatcgagCAAAAATCAGttcaaaaataaacacaattgaACTGGTTTAAcaagtttgaattttaatccAAATCTGCGAATCAATTTGCGATCGGTTCAAAATCGAACTAATTTTAGAAAATCAGGGTCTGAACTAGTTTTAAACTAAACTGGTTTCAAATcatttaataactatttttagAGTCGAACTGATTTTAAACTAgtttaaaactattttcaaaGTCGAACTAGTTTTAAATTggctttcaaattattattttttttaaaaaatgattttcaaattacttTTCCAAGTTTAAAGCAAACTAAGCTAGTTTATCTGATaaataacaactaaaaatgGATTTTTAGCAGGTTTTAGGTCTTGTACTTTTGTTTGTAGTGGTTCTGTCAGTTGGTGTTTATCTGTGCTTTTAAGATTTTGCAAATTTTGAGTCTTATTTGAAGAAAGGTGTTCCAATTCATTTTTTCTAGTGTAGTGTATTTTCATAATCAAGGATTCAACTTAGGGGAGCCAAAAAGTCAAATGCTAGAtgttaaataaacaataaattataataaataaaatatgttatacCTTTTATCTAAGTCATGCACAACATTCTttcatatatatcataaaattcaTCAATGATAGAATTTGTATCAaactttttagtgatttttctctCAATGTAGGTAATCAAACAATCAGCTAGAAATCCATCCTCCATCTTGTTTCTGAGCTTGTTTTTCACAATCTTTATAGCAGAAAATGATCTCTCGGTCGTGGTAATTAAAACAGGAAGAGTCAACACCAAACAAATTATTGACCAATCAAATGATaagtcaaatatttttcttgttttcaccAATCCTTGACATAGCTAAAAAATTGTTGATAGATTTctcaattcaaaatgaaaagaaacatcAAGTTCATAATGTTGAGCTTGTATCCTAAGATGCAACTTCTCTTGTTAAGTAAAATCATCAGGATAAAACTTTGTTGTCAAATCACAAATTTTCTCCACATAAAGTGATTTGTAAAGATCTTTTAGGATCTAAAGTTGAACTCAAAGTAAGCAATTTCACCATATTGTCACAAAATCTATCATTAAGCTCATGTAACTGGGTGTCAAGTATAACAATGAACAAATTTATACGATAATAATGTTAAACTGTAATATGATCAACATTGCGGCGAGCTCAACCTCTTCTAGGAATATACAAAGTAGTCATTTTAGGAATAATAATTTCATGCTTCTCACAAAATGATGTGACTTCCTTGAAAAATCTATCCTAACCTAATTCTCTCATTTTTTGGAGCAAACTTTTAGTAGTGGAAACCAAAAACATTGCATTCAAAATATCTTGATTCTTGCATTCCAAAGCATGACAAGGATCATATGTAACTACTAATATATCTCTCACaagatgtaacaaaaaaataaacttaaaagatGTGAGAATATCATAAGCACTGTTAGCATCACCACAGAGGGAATAATTACCATCTTCAATAGCATTTTGGAAGAACTTCACAAGAAGCATCAAACATGCATAATAGGCTTCAAACATAATTTAAGTGAGATCCCCATCGAGTATCTGTGGTTCTTTGTAATATTCCAATTTGATTTAATCCACTACTCGTTTCAATATCATCATTGGCAATCAAATTTGCTATCATTGTCACATGTGCAGCTTGCAATTGGTCATGTCGCTTAGGAGAAGCAGTCACAACATTCATAATCAAtaataaacttgaaaaaaaattgatgagcaTGAATAACTTCTCAAGCAGTTGCAACTAGAGCAAGTTGTAGGCAATGAGCAAGACAATGAATATAATATGCATAAGGACAATTCTTCAAGAATAAGCCTATAACCCATTCCATTCACCACGCATGTTGCTAGCTCCATCATTCCCTTAGCCACAAAGATTTTGAATATCAAGACAATGACAAGAAAGAACAATTGAAATTTCTTTCTTCAATGTTAAAGAAGAAGTGTCAGCAACATGAATAAGATCAAAAAATCTCTCTTGAACATGCCCATCTTTATCCATAAATCTCAACAATATTATCATTTGTTCTCTTGTTGATTCATCTCTAGCTTCAtcaataataagaagaaaaaaaatagaaatatcaaTCTCTACACGTATTGTAGCATGTACCCTTctagcaaaaatataaaatatctctTTTTGAATACTTGTGAGATATATTGAGCATTTCCTAGAGCATTTTCAAGAACAACATTAGCAATATTAGAACTATAAGATGTCATAAGCTTTACTAGCTCAATAAAATTTCCTCTATTTAGTGACCGAAGACTTTTATCATTTCCTCTAAAAGCACATGCTTGAAATATGAGTCATCGAACTGCATCAATAGAAGTCTTTAGCTGTAAGTAGTTGTTTGCTATAATTTCAACACTTTGTTTGTCAAATACTTTCTTAATATGTTGAGATTGATATAGTAAATCATCATAAAATTTTAGACATCTTTTATGCATTGAGTTAAGGCTCCTTCATGACATAGAAATGCACAATTCTTTCCATCATTGACTTTCTTCCAATTTCTAAATCTCATTTCAGAAAAAGTATGTCTTCCATCATtttgatcaccatgatggttaTCAAACAAGTAGCAAGGTAAGAAAAAGACAACATCCTTGTGAGGTGAATACTCCAACCAACTTGGAAACTTATTATACCAAGATGGTAGAGCTCGTCCTTGCCCTAACCCAAGGGTAGAAGTTGGAAATACTATATTTTTAGGTTgatattgatgcaatcctccctaggaagggatcAATCACTAGAGCCacgagcaagaggctccaagaggattgagctagagctgctgaagaaggtcttagggttctcatgaacctcagggtagatttctgagcccatgggccaaggttgagtctaattatctttgtacatattagaataggatgtcattatatttggtccttgtatttagggctccataatgtaggtagggtaccctagaaatataagatttttcagcccttgtattttagggcacctagactagtttttgtattaggggtagttttgtaatttcacatgcactaagtgaatatttgatgtgtgtgttgggaaataaatttaattgaattggtagaagctcaatccaattaaattttagaggggaaggtgagcatttgcttactacacctcattgccacatcatatagtcacactttgtgcatgtctttcatgttttacatgcttcatgacacctaagcacacttagtggagaatattggaattgatcttggattagtgagtTGAACCTTAACTGaaattcattaatcataattagtgaaattttggctccaaagtttggctccacaaattcaatttcaaattcaagtgaaatttgaattgaaattcaaatttccctccaattttgtgtgacacttaggctataaatagatgtcatgtgtgtgttttttttttactttaatcatttgaaaattaaacttcagatttcagagctcttttagaacacaaaattttgtgttcttctcttcctctcccttcattcatctccttcttcctccaagctcttatccatggcctcatatagtggtgagcttcttctagaatcatcttctccttgaagtggcatctcctttctctcttccttctccattccattgTCATtctccaagaagcaaaggaattcattgatgaagaagatcctaggcctacaagctccaatggagcttacatcagatATGGTCTAGCATTGATGTAAGCTCTACGAATCTTGTCACACTGGTCAACCTGAtatttccaaatagaaagaCGCTTTCCTGAATCTTTCTTAAGTGAGGAGATATCTACTTCTTCTATTCTAGGACCTTTAAATTGTTGTTCTTGTGAAGATGATGGAAGAGTTGATGGATTACTTGCTACTTGGGGAGCTTCATCACGTTGTCTTTTATAATATGCATCAAGAGTAGTTGTTTTTCCCATAGCAATCTCTACAAAAATTAttgatcaaaaaataaaaattagaaaacaaagatatgtaaattaatgataacaattcaatttttttatgtaaacaaatatatgtaaattaatgATACCAATTCAAATTAGAGATATGTAAATTACTTGCCAGACCCCGAAAGTAAAAAGGGTGTATGCGCAAATGAAAAAAGGGAGTAAAtagaagtttttattttattttagacaaGGGGTGTAAATGTAAGAGGGGGGGTTgtgaataaattctttttttttatatattttctctttttgggcTAGGGTTGGAACCGAGTCAGGGAAACTTGACCCAACCCATAATTAATCAACAGGGTTGGAAAAACCCTAATTGCCTAACCCCAAAACTACACGAGAAAGGAGGTCGCTACCACGAAGGGTGGTACACCTTTGTGGCACCATCGGTGCAGGGCCCAACAGCGCAAGGTCAATGAGGTAATGATGGCGGCATCGCAAAATGGTGGTGGCACAATGATGgagttaaagaaaacaaaatttgcaTGAGGAAGGTGATGAGGAATGTGCAAataaccaaaacaaaactcaataaCAAATTATACATTGCAGTCTAATCCACATGAACCTCACCAGCGGCCAAGGTGCCCCTAGTGAGATAGAACGGAATGAAGAAGCAGatagcaaaaaataaataaaaggagaaAGAATGAGGAGAGGAAGAGAGGAGAGGAAAACGTGAGAGAGTAAGGGAATGAGTGGTTAGTTGGTGACCCCTCTCTTCTCTAACGATGTTGCCAAGAAGTTTctcttactttttttgttttaatatattataatatgtgtatctaataataatataatatacatatgatATGAGAAATTGGAAAGAAAAGGGGCCCTGGGCCCATGCTTCCCCCCTATATCTGTCACTTATCATAATCAGATTCTACACTAACAAACAAATTCTTCTATACTTCATATTCTCAGTTTACAAATTTGGTTGCTTCCAAATAGA
This region of Glycine max cultivar Williams 82 chromosome 7, Glycine_max_v4.0, whole genome shotgun sequence genomic DNA includes:
- the LOC100777839 gene encoding nudix hydrolase 18, mitochondrial; amino-acid sequence: MGLFLSRNLACKFIYPFLFSKKVSKDLFPKQLENMMSLISPRTGRHLQRYDNGCRQVVGCIPYRYKNNGTQDKELEVLVISAQKGHGMQFPKGGWETDESMEQAALRETIEEAGVVGSVESKLGKWYYKSKRQPIMHEGYMFPLLVKKELDNWPEMNTRKRRWMTVDEAKVICPYAWMKEALDELVRRQTQLHSKKDGDMSRL